In the genome of Myxococcus guangdongensis, one region contains:
- a CDS encoding HD domain-containing protein, which translates to MRIRDPIHGTIPVSDAEKAVIDSRHYQRLRYVRQLGFGDLAFPGATHTRHIHSLGAMHVAARVFAAVASRSTLPEDVRERFSTAVRLAVLCHDLGHMPLSHASERIAPKRSLLRLPGWLDSAAEGEQATHEDYTAKILLDSSLTPIIEREFGRLGITPMAAVALITGARPPKDPGFTWQCVDWAPLLRAIVSGELDADRMDYLLRDSFYTGVNYGRYDMDWIINNLNPAVKDGRAYLALSRAAAFAFEDFLLSRYHMFVSVYLHHTSVSFDYMLRRYYEESPGEFEIPSDPEAFLLCDDSALWYTLRRSRNRWAQRIITRQGFKLLAQFTERDAGYDLDVLRSALVSSGFEHYVVESVNVLSKYASGPTGTGPSLFIIDASTGRLTEVARYTPLYQRYSGAVRLTRLYVRPDQSAAAHELMGQLLGQAVQT; encoded by the coding sequence ATGCGCATCCGCGACCCCATCCACGGCACCATCCCGGTGAGCGACGCCGAGAAGGCCGTCATCGACAGCCGGCACTACCAGCGGTTGCGCTATGTGCGGCAGCTCGGCTTCGGCGACCTGGCCTTCCCGGGGGCGACGCACACCCGTCACATCCATTCGTTGGGGGCCATGCACGTCGCCGCGCGGGTGTTCGCCGCGGTGGCCTCGCGCTCCACGCTGCCCGAGGACGTGCGCGAGCGCTTCTCCACCGCGGTGCGTCTGGCCGTGCTGTGTCATGACCTGGGCCACATGCCGCTGTCGCACGCCTCCGAGCGCATCGCCCCGAAGCGCTCGCTCCTGCGGCTGCCGGGTTGGCTGGACTCCGCGGCCGAGGGCGAGCAGGCCACCCACGAGGACTACACGGCGAAAATCCTGCTCGACAGCTCGCTGACGCCCATCATCGAGCGCGAGTTCGGACGGCTCGGCATCACCCCCATGGCGGCGGTGGCGCTGATTACCGGCGCGCGCCCGCCCAAGGACCCGGGCTTCACCTGGCAGTGCGTGGACTGGGCGCCGTTGTTGCGCGCCATCGTCTCAGGCGAGCTGGACGCGGACCGCATGGACTACCTGCTGCGTGACTCCTTCTACACGGGGGTGAACTACGGCCGGTACGACATGGATTGGATCATCAACAACCTCAATCCAGCGGTGAAGGACGGACGGGCCTATCTGGCGTTGAGCCGCGCGGCGGCGTTCGCCTTCGAGGACTTCCTGCTCAGCCGCTACCACATGTTCGTGTCGGTCTATCTGCACCACACGTCGGTCAGCTTCGACTACATGCTGCGGCGCTACTACGAGGAGTCGCCGGGCGAGTTCGAGATTCCCTCGGACCCGGAGGCGTTCCTGCTCTGTGACGACTCGGCGCTCTGGTACACGCTGCGCCGCTCGCGCAACCGGTGGGCCCAGCGCATCATCACGCGTCAGGGGTTCAAGCTGCTGGCGCAGTTCACCGAGCGCGACGCCGGGTATGACTTGGACGTGCTGAGGAGCGCACTCGTCTCGTCGGGCTTCGAGCACTACGTCGTCGAGTCGGTGAACGTGCTCAGCAAGTACGCCTCCGGGCCCACGGGCACGGGGCCGAGCCTCTTCATCATCGACGCCTCGACAGGTCGGCTGACGGAGGTGGCGCGCTACACGCCGCTGTATCAGCGCTACAGTGGAGCGGTGCGCCTCACCCGGCTGTATGTGAGGCCGGACCAGTCGGCCGCGGCGCACGAGCTGATGGGCCAGCTGTTGGGCCAGGCGGTGCAAACATGA
- a CDS encoding D-alanine--D-alanine ligase family protein: MHIILLHNRDHELLQDDPGREAREDVVRVAAALAEALTKGDTVAEPLAIEGDRLDFVDTLRRRQPDLVINLCESLAADSRGEMAVPCLLDALGLAYTGSSALSLGLALHKPKAKELLCARGVSTPGFRVVERLEDALAVDLSWPLIVKPAREDASMGISGDSVVHERGALVRACERVLREYHQPALVEQFIPGREIYVPLLGNQPRRALPLTEIHFGRTFEDRPNIVSYSAKWEAGSDEYRDTPAGPCQVDAALEARCVQVALEAFAALDCQDYGRVDLRVSPEGVPYVIDINPNCDLHPGAGFARAAAAAGLDYAALASRLVEVATERAYGHPSHRRKGPGAPRRADSKDRNLLAAGG, encoded by the coding sequence ATGCACATCATTCTGCTGCACAACCGCGACCACGAGCTCCTCCAGGATGACCCGGGCCGGGAAGCCCGCGAGGACGTGGTGCGGGTCGCCGCGGCGCTCGCCGAGGCCCTCACGAAGGGTGACACCGTCGCCGAGCCGCTCGCCATCGAGGGCGACCGGCTGGACTTCGTGGACACGCTGCGGCGGCGTCAGCCGGACCTGGTCATCAACCTCTGCGAGTCGCTCGCCGCCGACAGCCGCGGGGAGATGGCCGTCCCGTGTCTGCTGGACGCGCTGGGCCTGGCCTATACGGGCTCGTCCGCCCTCTCGCTGGGACTGGCGCTGCACAAGCCCAAGGCGAAGGAGCTGCTCTGCGCGCGCGGCGTGTCCACCCCGGGCTTCCGGGTGGTGGAGCGGCTGGAGGACGCGCTGGCGGTGGACCTGTCCTGGCCCCTCATCGTGAAGCCCGCGCGCGAGGACGCCAGCATGGGCATCAGCGGGGACTCGGTGGTGCACGAGCGAGGGGCGCTGGTGCGCGCCTGCGAGCGGGTGCTGCGCGAGTACCATCAGCCGGCGCTGGTGGAGCAGTTCATCCCCGGCCGTGAAATCTACGTGCCGCTGCTCGGCAACCAGCCGCGCCGCGCGCTGCCGTTGACGGAAATCCACTTCGGTCGGACCTTCGAGGACCGGCCGAACATCGTGTCGTACAGCGCCAAGTGGGAGGCGGGCTCCGACGAGTATCGGGATACGCCCGCCGGGCCGTGCCAGGTGGATGCGGCGCTGGAAGCTCGTTGTGTGCAGGTCGCGCTGGAAGCCTTCGCAGCACTCGATTGTCAGGACTATGGCCGGGTCGATCTCCGGGTGTCCCCGGAGGGCGTGCCCTACGTCATCGATATCAACCCCAACTGCGACCTCCATCCGGGAGCCGGGTTCGCCAGGGCCGCGGCAGCCGCGGGCCTGGACTACGCCGCGCTGGCCTCCCGGCTGGTGGAGGTCGCTACCGAAAGAGCCTATGGACATCCGTCCCATCGAAGGAAAGGACCGGGAGCCCCTCGCCGCGCTGATTCGAAAGATCGAAACCTTCTCGCCGCAGGAGGTTGA
- a CDS encoding GNAT family N-acetyltransferase, translating into MGEALKPGNTDYAIIVADRAGQLVGYVCYGPTPMTEDTYDLYWIASAPEVRGQGVGAALVSGMEGDLRRRNGRLIRVETSATEAYGPTRGFYASMKYGEEARIRDFYKVGDDLIILTKRL; encoded by the coding sequence GTGGGCGAGGCCCTGAAGCCGGGCAACACGGACTACGCCATCATCGTCGCGGACCGCGCCGGTCAGCTGGTGGGCTACGTCTGTTACGGCCCCACGCCGATGACGGAGGACACGTACGACTTGTACTGGATTGCGTCGGCGCCGGAGGTGCGTGGCCAGGGCGTGGGCGCGGCGCTGGTGTCCGGCATGGAGGGGGATTTGCGCCGTCGCAACGGCCGGCTCATCCGCGTGGAGACGAGCGCCACGGAGGCCTATGGCCCCACGCGCGGCTTCTACGCGTCCATGAAGTACGGCGAGGAGGCGCGCATCCGCGACTTCTACAAGGTGGGCGACGACCTCATCATCCTCACCAAGCGGCTGTAG
- a CDS encoding transglutaminase-like domain-containing protein, giving the protein MTRTLRPMSLALVALCALLTGAPAAKAAAPAKAAAPTKSVSLPADASDVLKAPRPQGGEFFGLYLMDKKVGWLFTDLVLVPGDVPQVKSVNQLVFKAMVGTRLSERSHREERVYEAKAGGRLLSFTVTQRGDGGDQTLEGTTTSDGKLRVVRKRVGYADEVLPLMPAPKEHVEDTDQARVALLRKAKVEGFSLDGMDLETYGLSTTVEAPEQRTLNGVKVKLGKASSLSQKEKVPVDSYVTQRGEMVLVDFGKTMQARKETEAVAKRMDLVEVFGLTRVVLPKPLPEAARAVPGNVKLVVQGLPEKFRVETYRQKFAARPDGGVDVTLLAAAPATANRKPRPLTDPDGGENLKSTLMVESDAPAIREQSKKIIGDEKDAYRAAQKVNTWVATHLEKDYGASADRATDVLRQKRGDCTEHSLLSVALLRAAGIPARRVDGVIYMVNQDGVPALYWHEWVEAFVGEWTQMDPTFNQPVADATHFAFGYEGNAEITPLIGTLKVVEVK; this is encoded by the coding sequence ATGACCCGCACGCTCCGACCGATGTCCCTGGCCCTCGTGGCCCTGTGTGCCCTGCTGACAGGCGCGCCGGCCGCGAAGGCCGCCGCGCCCGCCAAGGCCGCGGCGCCCACGAAGTCCGTCTCCCTCCCCGCCGACGCGTCCGACGTGCTGAAGGCTCCGCGCCCCCAGGGCGGCGAGTTCTTCGGCCTGTACCTGATGGACAAGAAGGTGGGCTGGCTGTTCACGGACCTGGTGCTGGTGCCCGGGGACGTGCCCCAGGTGAAGAGCGTCAACCAGCTCGTGTTCAAGGCGATGGTGGGCACGCGCCTGTCGGAGCGCAGCCACCGCGAGGAGCGCGTCTACGAGGCGAAGGCCGGTGGCCGGCTGCTGTCCTTCACCGTGACGCAGCGGGGGGATGGCGGAGACCAGACGCTGGAGGGCACGACGACGTCCGACGGGAAGCTGCGCGTGGTGCGCAAGCGCGTGGGCTACGCGGACGAGGTGCTGCCGCTGATGCCCGCCCCGAAGGAGCACGTGGAGGACACGGACCAGGCGCGCGTGGCGCTGTTGCGCAAGGCGAAGGTGGAGGGGTTCTCGCTCGACGGGATGGACCTGGAGACCTACGGCCTGTCCACCACGGTGGAGGCTCCGGAGCAGCGCACGCTGAACGGGGTGAAGGTGAAGCTGGGCAAGGCCAGCAGCCTGTCGCAGAAGGAGAAGGTGCCGGTGGACTCCTACGTCACCCAGCGCGGGGAGATGGTGCTGGTGGACTTCGGCAAGACGATGCAGGCGCGCAAGGAGACGGAGGCCGTCGCCAAGCGGATGGACCTGGTGGAGGTGTTCGGCCTTACGCGCGTGGTGCTGCCCAAGCCGCTGCCGGAGGCGGCGCGCGCGGTGCCCGGCAACGTGAAGCTGGTGGTGCAGGGGCTGCCGGAGAAGTTCCGCGTGGAGACGTACCGGCAGAAGTTCGCGGCCCGGCCGGATGGCGGCGTGGACGTGACGCTCTTGGCCGCGGCGCCCGCGACGGCGAACCGCAAGCCCCGGCCGCTGACAGACCCGGACGGTGGGGAGAACCTCAAGTCCACGCTGATGGTGGAGAGCGACGCACCGGCCATCCGCGAGCAGTCGAAGAAAATCATCGGGGACGAGAAGGACGCGTACCGCGCCGCGCAGAAGGTGAACACATGGGTGGCCACGCACCTGGAGAAGGACTACGGCGCCAGCGCGGACCGGGCGACGGATGTGCTGAGGCAGAAGCGCGGTGACTGCACGGAGCACTCGCTGCTGAGCGTGGCGCTGCTGCGCGCGGCGGGAATCCCGGCGCGGCGCGTGGACGGCGTCATCTACATGGTGAACCAGGACGGCGTGCCCGCGCTGTACTGGCACGAGTGGGTGGAGGCGTTCGTGGGCGAGTGGACCCAGATGGACCCCACGTTCAACCAGCCCGTCGCGGACGCGACGCACTTCGCCTTCGGCTACGAGGGCAACGCCGAAATCACGCCCCTCATCGGCACGCTGAAGGTCGTCGAGGTGAAGTAG
- a CDS encoding thioredoxin domain-containing protein, producing MATHPPSSGSSNRLAREPSPYLRQHADNPVDWFAWGDEALARARAEDKPILLSVGYSACHWCHVMAHESFESPDTARLMNEGFINIKVDREERPDLDQIYQGVVQLMGQGGGWPLTVFLTPDLKPFFGGTYFPPEDRYGRPGFPRLLMALRDAWANKREEVLRQSEQFAEGLGELAAYGLDAAPGVLSAADVVTMGKRMVQQVDLVHGGFGGAPKFPNPMNFSLLLRAWRRGGGEPLKDAVLLTLERMALGGIYDQLGGGFHRYSVDARWLVPHFEKMLYDNAQLVHLYAEAEQVESRPLWRKVVEETVEYVRREMTDAGGGFYAAQDADSEGEEGKFFVWRPEELHGLLSPELAELVTRHFHVTPQGNFEHGATVLEVVVPADTLARERGRPVAEVERELVEARRVLFDAREHRVKPGRDDKILAGWNGLMIRGLALAARVFERPDWARLAVAAADFVLAKLWDGTRLARSYQEGAARIDGFLEDYGDLASGLTALYQATFDVKYLEAAEALVKRAVELFWDEEKRAYFTAPRGQKDLVVATYGLFDNAFPSGASTLTEAQVALVALTGNEHSLELPTKYVGKMREGLVANAMGYGYLGLAADALLEGAAGVTFSGSRQAVAPLLSAANRVYAPTFAFGWKEAGTPVPALLKALFEGREPVGGKGAAYLCRGFVCELPRTDAGELVERLTLAPQGT from the coding sequence ATGGCCACCCATCCTCCGTCGTCCGGCTCCTCCAACCGCCTGGCCCGGGAGCCCTCGCCGTACCTGCGCCAGCACGCCGACAATCCGGTGGACTGGTTCGCCTGGGGCGATGAGGCGCTCGCTCGCGCACGGGCCGAGGACAAGCCCATCCTGCTCTCGGTGGGCTACTCCGCGTGCCATTGGTGTCACGTCATGGCCCACGAGTCCTTCGAGTCGCCCGACACCGCGCGGCTGATGAACGAGGGCTTCATCAACATCAAGGTGGACCGCGAGGAGCGGCCGGACCTGGACCAGATCTACCAGGGCGTGGTGCAGCTGATGGGGCAGGGCGGCGGGTGGCCGCTGACGGTGTTCCTCACGCCGGACTTGAAGCCCTTCTTCGGCGGCACGTACTTCCCGCCGGAGGACCGCTATGGGCGGCCCGGCTTCCCCCGGCTGTTGATGGCGCTGAGGGACGCGTGGGCGAACAAGCGCGAGGAGGTGCTGCGGCAGTCCGAGCAGTTCGCGGAGGGGTTGGGTGAGCTGGCCGCGTATGGCCTGGACGCGGCGCCCGGCGTGTTGTCCGCGGCGGACGTGGTGACGATGGGCAAGCGCATGGTCCAGCAGGTGGACCTGGTGCACGGCGGCTTCGGTGGCGCGCCCAAGTTCCCCAACCCGATGAACTTCTCGCTGCTGCTGCGCGCGTGGCGACGGGGCGGGGGCGAGCCGCTCAAGGACGCGGTGCTGCTCACGTTGGAGCGGATGGCGTTGGGCGGCATCTACGACCAGCTCGGGGGCGGCTTCCATCGCTACTCGGTGGATGCGCGCTGGTTGGTGCCGCACTTCGAGAAGATGCTCTACGACAACGCGCAGCTCGTGCACCTGTACGCGGAGGCCGAGCAGGTGGAGTCGCGTCCGTTGTGGCGCAAGGTGGTGGAGGAGACGGTGGAGTACGTGCGCCGCGAGATGACGGACGCGGGCGGCGGCTTCTATGCGGCGCAGGACGCGGACAGCGAGGGCGAGGAGGGGAAGTTCTTCGTGTGGCGTCCGGAGGAGCTCCACGGCTTGTTGTCGCCGGAGCTCGCGGAGCTGGTGACGCGTCACTTCCACGTCACGCCGCAGGGGAACTTCGAGCACGGGGCCACGGTGTTGGAGGTGGTGGTGCCGGCCGACACGCTGGCGCGGGAGCGAGGGCGACCGGTGGCGGAGGTGGAGCGCGAGCTGGTCGAGGCGCGGCGCGTGTTGTTCGACGCGCGTGAGCACCGGGTGAAGCCGGGGCGGGACGACAAGATTCTGGCGGGGTGGAACGGGCTGATGATTCGCGGGCTGGCACTGGCCGCGCGGGTCTTCGAGCGTCCGGACTGGGCTCGGCTCGCGGTGGCGGCGGCGGACTTCGTGCTGGCGAAGCTGTGGGATGGGACGCGGCTCGCGCGCTCATACCAGGAGGGCGCGGCGCGCATCGACGGGTTCCTCGAGGATTATGGAGACCTCGCCTCGGGGCTGACGGCGCTGTACCAGGCCACGTTCGACGTGAAGTACCTGGAGGCGGCCGAGGCGCTGGTGAAGCGCGCGGTGGAGCTGTTCTGGGACGAGGAGAAGCGGGCGTACTTCACGGCGCCACGGGGACAGAAGGACCTGGTGGTGGCGACGTATGGCCTGTTCGACAACGCGTTCCCCTCGGGGGCGTCCACGTTGACGGAGGCGCAGGTGGCGCTCGTGGCGCTCACGGGCAACGAGCACTCCCTGGAGCTGCCGACGAAGTACGTGGGGAAGATGCGCGAGGGGCTGGTGGCCAACGCGATGGGCTACGGCTACCTGGGGCTCGCGGCGGACGCGCTGCTGGAGGGCGCGGCGGGCGTGACGTTCAGCGGCTCGCGCCAGGCGGTGGCGCCGTTGTTGAGCGCGGCGAACCGCGTCTACGCGCCGACCTTCGCGTTCGGCTGGAAGGAGGCGGGGACGCCCGTGCCCGCGCTCCTGAAGGCGCTGTTCGAGGGACGCGAGCCGGTGGGCGGAAAGGGCGCCGCGTACCTGTGCCGGGGCTTCGTGTGCGAGCTGCCCCGCACGGACGCGGGGGAGCTCGTCGAGCGACTGACGCTGGCGCCCCAGGGGACGTGA
- a CDS encoding ArnT family glycosyltransferase has protein sequence MVSLAPAPPNAVGLGLKTCIALVGVALIVRVVLAFGTDVYFDTAYYWQWSRQLDWGYYDHPPLVAWLIALLGIHATALLCGAGTIAAVWGLARDVYQSRQAAWSAAALWSVVPGGMVAGVWATPDSPLLLLWTLALWALWKERWVWAGVASGLALLAKFPAVLLGVAFLVTAMKVRRLPKGAWGTGALAALCLIPVLLWNARHEWVGIAFQLRHGLEGKGGWGTLGEFIAGQLAFGGLVILPLAFVYAFKGPREQFLLRMAALVPLLFFGYAASRARGEVNWTTMAYVSVCVGVAGMRRPWQITAAASGLAVVLAVTLHLFFPVVTFKRDTALWRTHGWDVLRQLSTPEKLFPAMKPDSVVAVFAGNYQLASQIAHYARVPVGTAGPVRFSQYDVWGEPPIPPGKDVLWVEEDGPFAPAALTDRFEIMDEHVELVGTFQGRRLHFFRVWWVRNAKP, from the coding sequence ATGGTTTCCCTCGCCCCCGCCCCGCCCAACGCCGTCGGCCTCGGACTCAAGACGTGCATCGCCCTGGTGGGCGTGGCGCTCATCGTGAGGGTCGTGCTGGCGTTCGGCACCGACGTCTACTTCGACACCGCCTACTACTGGCAATGGTCGCGGCAGCTCGACTGGGGCTACTACGACCACCCTCCCCTCGTCGCGTGGCTCATCGCCCTGCTCGGCATCCACGCCACCGCGCTCCTGTGCGGCGCGGGCACCATTGCCGCGGTGTGGGGGCTGGCGCGCGACGTGTACCAGAGCCGACAGGCCGCCTGGAGCGCCGCGGCCCTGTGGAGCGTGGTCCCCGGCGGCATGGTGGCCGGCGTCTGGGCCACGCCGGACTCACCGCTGCTTTTGCTCTGGACGCTGGCCCTCTGGGCCCTGTGGAAAGAGCGCTGGGTGTGGGCGGGCGTCGCGTCCGGGCTCGCGCTGCTCGCCAAGTTCCCCGCGGTGCTCCTGGGCGTGGCCTTCCTCGTCACCGCGATGAAGGTGCGCCGCCTGCCGAAAGGCGCGTGGGGCACGGGCGCGCTCGCGGCGCTGTGCCTCATCCCGGTGCTGCTGTGGAACGCGCGCCATGAGTGGGTGGGCATCGCGTTCCAGCTGCGTCACGGCCTCGAGGGCAAGGGCGGCTGGGGCACGCTCGGCGAGTTCATCGCGGGGCAGCTCGCCTTCGGCGGGCTGGTGATCCTCCCCCTCGCGTTCGTCTATGCGTTCAAGGGCCCGCGCGAGCAGTTCCTCTTGCGGATGGCGGCGCTCGTCCCGCTGCTGTTCTTCGGCTACGCGGCGTCCCGCGCGCGCGGCGAGGTCAACTGGACCACCATGGCCTATGTCAGCGTCTGCGTGGGCGTCGCCGGCATGCGCAGGCCCTGGCAAATCACGGCGGCCGCCTCCGGGCTCGCGGTGGTGCTCGCGGTGACGCTGCACCTGTTCTTCCCGGTGGTGACCTTCAAGCGCGATACAGCCCTGTGGCGCACCCACGGCTGGGACGTGCTCCGCCAGCTGTCCACGCCCGAGAAGCTCTTCCCCGCGATGAAGCCAGACAGCGTCGTCGCGGTGTTCGCCGGCAACTATCAGCTGGCGTCACAAATCGCACACTACGCCCGCGTCCCCGTGGGCACCGCCGGCCCCGTCCGCTTCAGCCAATATGATGTCTGGGGAGAGCCTCCCATCCCGCCTGGGAAAGATGTGCTCTGGGTGGAAGAGGATGGCCCCTTCGCTCCCGCCGCGCTGACAGACCGCTTCGAAATCATGGACGAGCACGTCGAGCTGGTTGGAACTTTCCAAGGACGCCGTCTGCATTTCTTCCGGGTGTGGTGGGTCCGCAATGCCAAACCCTGA
- a CDS encoding C40 family peptidase produces MSTVSSAGSRRVSTSATAAAATPPTVKKGSKGPTVTTMQKKLAAAGFNPGPVDGIFGPKTHAAVVSFQKAKGLVQDGIVGPKTWAALNKTGGTKPPSTPPAGTQGSAETFVQKALAQRGDRYVFGAETRMDDPNPSKWDCSELVEWAAHQAGVKVPDGTMNQLPYFKQKGTTISVDEALRTRGALLYRPGHVAISLGDGRTIEARGSAYGVNIFSAHNRGWTTGALIPGLKYG; encoded by the coding sequence ATGTCGACTGTCTCCTCTGCGGGTTCGCGTCGAGTCTCCACCTCCGCCACCGCGGCCGCCGCCACGCCGCCCACCGTGAAGAAGGGCTCCAAGGGCCCGACGGTGACGACGATGCAGAAGAAGCTGGCCGCCGCCGGCTTCAACCCGGGCCCCGTCGACGGCATCTTCGGTCCGAAGACGCACGCGGCGGTGGTGTCCTTCCAGAAGGCGAAGGGGCTGGTGCAGGACGGAATCGTCGGCCCGAAGACGTGGGCCGCGCTGAACAAGACGGGTGGCACCAAGCCGCCGTCCACGCCGCCGGCGGGCACCCAGGGCAGCGCGGAGACCTTCGTGCAGAAGGCGCTCGCGCAGCGCGGGGACCGCTACGTCTTCGGCGCGGAGACGCGGATGGATGACCCGAACCCCTCGAAGTGGGACTGCTCGGAGCTCGTCGAGTGGGCGGCCCACCAGGCGGGCGTCAAGGTGCCGGACGGCACGATGAACCAGCTGCCGTACTTCAAGCAGAAGGGCACCACCATCTCCGTGGACGAGGCCCTGCGCACGCGCGGCGCGCTCCTCTACCGCCCCGGCCACGTGGCCATCAGCCTGGGCGACGGGCGCACCATCGAGGCGCGCGGCTCCGCGTACGGGGTGAACATCTTCAGCGCCCACAACCGCGGCTGGACGACGGGTGCGCTCATCCCGGGCCTCAAGTACGGGTGA
- a CDS encoding DUF350 domain-containing protein encodes MDFTLFVVGLIKVVLGGLVAALGIWLALRGLSRILGSRPEEELRQGNVAAGLVHGSSLVSLGLLVQHAVQATSDAVDLAVRAPLFQWSAVPGLVAVAALHVGLSLIVGVTVLALGILLFDRMTPGIDELAEVRKGNVAAGLILAAILLVLALLTAPGLQAALNGLIPFPQLPEGTLVAPA; translated from the coding sequence ATGGACTTCACCCTCTTCGTCGTCGGGCTCATCAAGGTGGTGCTGGGCGGCCTCGTGGCCGCGCTGGGCATCTGGCTGGCGTTGCGCGGGCTCAGCCGCATCCTCGGCTCCCGGCCGGAGGAGGAGCTGCGCCAGGGCAACGTGGCGGCGGGCCTGGTCCACGGCTCGAGCCTCGTGTCACTGGGGCTCCTGGTGCAGCACGCGGTGCAGGCCACGTCGGACGCGGTGGACCTGGCCGTGCGCGCCCCGCTCTTCCAGTGGTCGGCGGTGCCGGGGCTCGTCGCCGTGGCGGCGCTGCACGTGGGCCTGTCGCTCATCGTCGGCGTCACCGTGCTCGCGCTGGGCATCCTCCTGTTCGACCGGATGACGCCGGGCATCGATGAGCTGGCCGAGGTGCGCAAGGGCAACGTCGCCGCCGGGCTCATCCTCGCCGCCATCCTCCTGGTGCTCGCGCTCCTGACGGCGCCCGGGCTCCAGGCGGCCCTCAACGGCCTCATCCCCTTCCCCCAGCTCCCCGAGGGGACGCTGGTGGCGCCGGCCTGA
- a CDS encoding transglutaminase-like domain-containing protein, with translation MSTSAGLKTALRLLLGVFTLTSVLCCLGVGMVGHLVETKAPPVEPGLPPSADVVDLGLVLIPADTSPSRALTYDWNTEGLRPPGSRLGYGLGELLDAWLEDQHKALGRRLRYRSLGGERFTYQPPSGCSADMRCIYEELMRGNAGPVEALGERFIVAIRERGLDSQQAARLILGFVQRIQYEVPTDEPFGIIPPALVPARNRGDCDSKALLAVMLLRQVGIEAVMLYSDPLAHAAVGVGLPGTGTRLRHGGRSYQYAEVTAEGWPPGMIPPKYDKPRLWRVMPLDAATSG, from the coding sequence ATGTCCACGAGCGCCGGACTGAAGACGGCCCTGAGGCTGCTGCTCGGTGTGTTCACGCTGACGAGCGTGCTGTGCTGCCTGGGCGTGGGCATGGTGGGGCACCTGGTGGAGACGAAGGCGCCGCCCGTGGAGCCGGGCCTCCCGCCGAGCGCGGACGTGGTGGACCTGGGGCTGGTGCTCATCCCCGCCGACACGTCGCCCTCCCGCGCGCTCACGTACGACTGGAACACCGAGGGGCTGCGCCCTCCGGGCAGCCGGCTGGGGTATGGCCTGGGTGAGCTCTTGGACGCGTGGCTGGAGGACCAGCACAAGGCCCTCGGGCGCAGGCTGCGCTATCGCTCGCTGGGCGGAGAGCGCTTCACCTACCAGCCCCCGAGCGGCTGCTCCGCGGACATGCGCTGCATCTACGAGGAGCTGATGCGCGGCAACGCGGGGCCGGTGGAGGCGCTGGGCGAGCGCTTCATCGTCGCCATCCGGGAGCGCGGGCTCGACTCGCAGCAGGCCGCGCGGCTCATCCTCGGCTTCGTGCAGCGCATCCAGTACGAGGTGCCCACCGACGAGCCCTTCGGCATCATCCCTCCGGCGCTGGTGCCGGCGAGGAACCGGGGGGACTGCGACTCCAAGGCGCTGCTCGCGGTGATGCTGCTGCGGCAGGTGGGAATCGAGGCGGTGATGCTCTACTCGGACCCGCTGGCCCACGCGGCGGTGGGCGTGGGGCTGCCGGGCACGGGCACCCGCCTGCGTCACGGCGGGCGCAGCTATCAGTACGCCGAAGTCACGGCCGAGGGCTGGCCGCCGGGCATGATTCCGCCCAAGTACGACAAGCCCCGGCTGTGGCGGGTGATGCCGCTGGACGCCGCCACCTCCGGCTAG
- a CDS encoding tRNA(His) guanylyltransferase Thg1 family protein yields MMDADELAGRMRQGEWFHSLRLLPGAWAVLRVDGRGFSRFTQERFEKPFDPLFHRLMVRTASTLLEELQGVYAYTQSDEISVLLRPDASLFDREVEKLVSLSAGLASATFTHAAGVPAVFDGRVWLGADERAVLDYFTWRQADCSRCSLQGWCYWTLRKEGLSPAQATRELDGKPVAFKNELLFQRGIHFNELPLWQRRGSAIFWERYVKEGVDPRDGSVHQTTRRRLGVDSELPMKEAYERYLQGVLTRSTAEAR; encoded by the coding sequence ATGATGGACGCTGACGAGCTGGCCGGACGCATGCGACAGGGGGAGTGGTTCCACTCACTGCGCCTCCTGCCGGGCGCCTGGGCGGTGTTGCGCGTGGACGGGCGGGGCTTCTCGCGCTTCACGCAGGAGCGCTTCGAGAAGCCCTTCGACCCGCTCTTCCACCGGTTGATGGTCCGCACCGCGAGCACGCTGCTGGAGGAGCTCCAGGGCGTGTATGCGTATACGCAGAGCGACGAAATCTCCGTGCTGCTGCGGCCGGACGCGTCGCTCTTCGACCGCGAGGTGGAGAAGCTGGTGTCGTTGTCGGCGGGCCTTGCCAGCGCCACCTTCACGCACGCTGCGGGCGTGCCGGCGGTGTTCGACGGGCGCGTGTGGCTGGGCGCGGACGAACGGGCGGTGCTGGACTACTTCACCTGGCGACAGGCGGACTGTAGCCGGTGCTCGTTGCAGGGCTGGTGCTACTGGACGCTGCGCAAGGAGGGCTTGAGCCCAGCGCAGGCCACACGCGAGCTGGACGGCAAGCCGGTGGCCTTCAAGAACGAGCTGCTCTTCCAGCGCGGCATCCACTTCAACGAGCTGCCCCTGTGGCAGCGCCGGGGCTCCGCCATCTTCTGGGAGCGCTACGTGAAGGAGGGCGTGGACCCGCGCGACGGCTCGGTGCACCAGACGACGCGCCGCCGGCTGGGCGTGGACTCGGAGCTGCCGATGAAGGAGGCCTACGAGCGCTACCTGCAAGGCGTGCTCACGCGGTCCACCGCGGAGGCGCGCTAG